In Bos javanicus breed banteng chromosome 2, ARS-OSU_banteng_1.0, whole genome shotgun sequence, the following proteins share a genomic window:
- the IDH1 gene encoding isocitrate dehydrogenase [NADP] cytoplasmic, with translation MSQKIQGGSVVEMQGDEMTRIIWELIKEKLIFPYVELDLHSYDLGIENRDATNDQVTKDAAEAIKKYNVGVKCATITPDEKRVEEFKLKQMWKSPNGTIRNILGGTVFREAIICKNIPRLVSGWVKPIIIGRHAYGDQYRATDFVVPGPGKVEISYTPSDGSPKTVYLVHNFTESGGVAMGMYNQDKSIEDFAHSSFQMALSKNWPLYLSTKNTILKKYDGRFKDIFQEIYDKQYKSEFEAQNIWYEHRLIDDMVAQAMKSEGGFIWACKNYDGDVQSDSVAQGYGSLGMMTSVLVCPDGKTVEAEAAHGTVTRHYRMYQKGQETSTNPIASIFAWTRGLAHRAKLDNNKELSFFAKALEEVCIETIEAGFMTKDLAACIKGLPNVQRSDYLNTFEFMDKLGENLQLKLAQAKL, from the exons ATGTCTCAAAAAATCCAAGGCGGGTCTGTGGTAGAGATGCAAGGAGATGAAATGACACGGATCATTTGGGAGTTGATTAAAGAGAAACTCATTTTTCCTTATGTGGAACTGGACCTGCACAg CTACGATTTAGGCATAGAGAATCGCGATGCCACCAACGACCAGGTCACCAAGGACGCTGCAGAAGCTATAAAGAAGTACAACGTTGGTGTCAAGTGTGCCACCATCACCCCCgatgagaagagagtggaggagttcAAGTTGAAACAAATGTGGAAGTCTCCAAATGGCACCATCCGAAATATCCTGGGTGGCACTGTCTTCAGGGAAGCTATTATCTGCAAAAATATACCCCGGCTTGTGAGCGGATGGGTAAAACCCATTATCATAGGTCGTCATGCTTATGGGGATCAA TATAGAGCAACCGATTTTGTTGTGCCGGGGCCTGGAAAAGTAGAGATATCCTACACACCAAGCGATGGATCCCCCAAAACGGTATACCTAGTACATAACTTCACAg AGAGTGGTGGTGTTGCCATGGGGATGTACAATCAAGATAAGTCAATCGAAGATTTTGCGCACAGTTCTTTCCAGATGGCTTTGTCTAAGAACTGGCCTTTGTATCTGAGCACCAAAAACACTATTCTGAAGAAATACGATGGACGTTTTAAAGACATCTTTCAGGAGATATATGACAA GCAGTACAAATCTGAGTTTGAAGCTCAGAATATCTGGTATGAGCACAGGCTCATTGATGACATGGTGGCCCAAGCTATGAAATCGGAGGGGGGCTTCATTTGGGCCTGTAAGAACTATGATGGGGACGTGCAGTCGGACTCCGTGGCCCAAG GTTATGGCTCTCTCGGCATGATGACCAGTGTGCTGGTTTGTCCAGATGGCAAGACAGTAGAAGCAGAGGCTGCCCACGGGACTGTAACCCGTCACTACCGAATGTACCAGAAAGGACAAGAGACATCCACCAATCCCATTG CTTCCATTTTTGCCTGGACCAGAGGCTTAGCCCACAGAGCTAAGCTTGATAACAATAAAGAGCTCAGCTTTTTTGCAAAGGCTTTGGAAGAAGTCTGTATTGAGACCATTGAGGCTGGCTTCATGACCAAGGACTTAGCTGCATGTATTAAAGGTTTACCCAA CGTGCAACGTTCTGACTACTTGAATACATTTGAGTTCATGGATAAACTCGGAGAGAACCTGCAGTTAAAACTAGCCCAGGCCAAACTTTAA